A portion of the Chaetodon trifascialis isolate fChaTrf1 chromosome 7, fChaTrf1.hap1, whole genome shotgun sequence genome contains these proteins:
- the srsf10a gene encoding serine/arginine-rich splicing factor 10 isoform X1 encodes MARYLRPPNTSLFVRNIADESRPEDLRREFGRYGPIVDVYIPLDFYTRRTRGFEYSTFEDVRDAEDALHNLDRKWVCGRQIEIQFAQGDRKTPNQMKSKERHSPRSFSRYDDDRDSRRRRSRSRSYERHRSRSPSYERRPRRSESPRDSRSYSRHRRSRSHENDKYRGPPRDHQRTHHEQGSRSHSVSHSPSPSRSRPKGKKSQSRSHSPAEEFHPTSSSQKQPVGRSPSRSYSRSMSRSRSRSRSWAGRKSGGH; translated from the exons ATGGCGAGGTACCTGAGGCCGCCTAATACGTCTCTCTTCGTTAGAAACATCGCCGACGAGTCCAG GCCAGAGGATTTACGACGTGAGTTTGGTCGTTATGGACCTATTGTAGATGTCTACATTCCACTTGACTTCTATACACGGCGGACAAGAGGATTTG AGTACAGCACGTTTGAAGATGTGCGAGATGCAGAGGACGCTCTTCACAACCTGGACCGTAAATGGGTTTGTGGACGTCAGATCGAGATCCAGTTCGCCCAGGGAGACCGAAAGA CCCCAAACCAGATGAAGTCCAAGGAACGCCACTCCCCTCGCAGTTTCTCCCGCTACGACGATGATCGGGACAGCCGCCGAAGACGATCCCGGAGCCGCAGCTATGAACGTCACAGGTCCCGGAGCCCCTCCTATGAGCGCCGTCCTCGGAGGTCGGAGAGCCCCAGAGA CTCTCGGTCCTACAGTCGACACAGACGGAGCCGAAGCCACGAAAATGACAA GTACAGAGGTCCTCCCCGTGACCACCAGAGGACACACCATGAACAAGGCTCACGTAGCCACTCTGTATCACACTCCCCTTCGCCCTCCAGATCCAGGCCTAAAGGCAAAAAGAGCCAGTCCAGGTCCCACAGCCCAGCTGAAGAGTTCCACCCAACCTCCAGCTCGCAGAAACAGCCCGTAGGACGATCTCCATCCCGCTCCTACTCTAGATCCATGTCCCGGTCGCGCTCTCGCTCCAGGTCCTGGGCTGGACGCAAGTCTGGGGGTCACTGA
- the fabp10a gene encoding fatty acid-binding protein 10-A, liver basic, whose amino-acid sequence MDFSGTWQVYSQENYEEFLKAMELPADVIKMAKDIKPITEIKQNGNDFVVTSKTPGKTVTNSFTIGKEADITTMDGKKLKCVVNMEGGKMVCKTGKFCHIQELKGGEMVETLTMGSTTLVRRSKKM is encoded by the exons ATGGACTTCAGTGGAACATGGCAGGTCTACTCCCAGGAGAACTATGAGGAGTTCCTCAAGGCCATgg AACTTCCAGCAGATGTCATCAAGATGGCCAAGGATATCAAGCCAATTACTGAGATCAAGCAGAATGGCAATGACTTTGTTGTCACCTCCAAGACCCCTGGAAAGACTGTGACCAACTCCTTTACCATCGGCAAGGAGGCTGATATCACCACCATGGACGGCAAGAAGCTCAAG TGCGTTGTCAATATGGAGGGTGGCAAAATGGTCTGCAAAACTGGCAAGTTCTGCCACATCCAGGAGCTCAAGGGAGGAGAGATGGTTGAG ACTTTGACCATGGGCTCAACAACTCTCGTCAGGAGGAGCAAAAAGATGTAA
- the srsf10a gene encoding serine/arginine-rich splicing factor 10 isoform X2, with product MARYLRPPNTSLFVRNIADESRPEDLRREFGRYGPIVDVYIPLDFYTRRTRGFAYIQFEDVRDAEDALHNLDRKWVCGRQIEIQFAQGDRKTPNQMKSKERHSPRSFSRYDDDRDSRRRRSRSRSYERHRSRSPSYERRPRRSESPRDSRSYSRHRRSRSHENDKYRGPPRDHQRTHHEQGSRSHSVSHSPSPSRSRPKGKKSQSRSHSPAEEFHPTSSSQKQPVGRSPSRSYSRSMSRSRSRSRSWAGRKSGGH from the exons ATGGCGAGGTACCTGAGGCCGCCTAATACGTCTCTCTTCGTTAGAAACATCGCCGACGAGTCCAG GCCAGAGGATTTACGACGTGAGTTTGGTCGTTATGGACCTATTGTAGATGTCTACATTCCACTTGACTTCTATACACGGCGGACAAGAGGATTTGCTTACATTCA GTTTGAAGATGTGCGAGATGCAGAGGACGCTCTTCACAACCTGGACCGTAAATGGGTTTGTGGACGTCAGATCGAGATCCAGTTCGCCCAGGGAGACCGAAAGA CCCCAAACCAGATGAAGTCCAAGGAACGCCACTCCCCTCGCAGTTTCTCCCGCTACGACGATGATCGGGACAGCCGCCGAAGACGATCCCGGAGCCGCAGCTATGAACGTCACAGGTCCCGGAGCCCCTCCTATGAGCGCCGTCCTCGGAGGTCGGAGAGCCCCAGAGA CTCTCGGTCCTACAGTCGACACAGACGGAGCCGAAGCCACGAAAATGACAA GTACAGAGGTCCTCCCCGTGACCACCAGAGGACACACCATGAACAAGGCTCACGTAGCCACTCTGTATCACACTCCCCTTCGCCCTCCAGATCCAGGCCTAAAGGCAAAAAGAGCCAGTCCAGGTCCCACAGCCCAGCTGAAGAGTTCCACCCAACCTCCAGCTCGCAGAAACAGCCCGTAGGACGATCTCCATCCCGCTCCTACTCTAGATCCATGTCCCGGTCGCGCTCTCGCTCCAGGTCCTGGGCTGGACGCAAGTCTGGGGGTCACTGA
- the cnr2 gene encoding cannabinoid receptor 2: MEEWEVSTLLGSTVDKENTSSPIANRTCENLECYMVLTKAEKTAIGSICFLAGPVTLLENALVLGVIAATATLRQRPSYLFIGSLALADVFASCFFTTSFLDFHLFRRSDGPTAYLFKLGGVTMAFSSSVGSLLLTAMDRYLCIHQASSYKVLLTRRRALLSLLILWSATIFISFLPLMGWRCPTELTPPCSHLFPYINKYYLACWTSFILVVLALILGAYALILWKAHRHVSAMSSLQGAAGTGHARMRMDIRLARTFGLILLILVGCWLPALSFMLADVSVLLTHTQQRAFAFCSTLCLVNSAVNPLLYALRCRELRVALLQLLQRLYEIGRCKKSTEDLTPGLPSAEDINCTAITEDEMPRTRSTRLNSVSEVVDNQQLSITK, encoded by the exons ATGGAGGAATGGGAGGTTTCCACTTTGTTAGGATCCACTGTAGACAAAGAAAACACCTCATCACCAATAG CTAACAGAACTTGTGAGAATCTGGAATGTTACATGGTCCTCACGAAGGCAGAGAAGACAGCCATTGGCTCCATCTGTTTCCTGGCAGGTCCTGTCACACTGCTGGAAAATGCTCTAGTGCTGGGAGTGATCGCCGCCACAGCCACCCTGCGGCAACGGCCTTCATATCTGTTCATTGGCAGCCTTGCTCTGGCTGATGTGTTCGCCAGCTGCTTCTTCACCACCAGCTTCCTGGACTTTCACCTCTTTCGTCGCAGTGACGGCCCCACTGCCTACCTCTTTAAATTAGGTGGTGTCACCATGGCCTTCAGCAGCTCAGTAGGGAGTTTACTGCTCACGGCAATGGATCGTTACCTCTGCATCCACCAGGCCTCCAGCTACAAGGTGCTGTTGACCCGCCGGCGAGCCCTGCTAAGCCTGCTAATCCTCTGGAGCGCCACCATCTTCATCTCCTTCCTGCCTCTGATGGGTTGGAGGTGCCCCACAGAGCTTACTCCACCCTGCTCACATCTGTTTCCATACATCAACAAATACTATCTGGCCTGCTGGACAAGCTTCATCCTGGTGGTTCTGGCTCTCATTTTGGGGGCTTACGCTCTCATCCTGTGGAAGGCCCACCGCCATGTGTCCGCCATGTCCAGCCTCCAGGGAGCAGCAGGGACAGGCCATGCCCGCATGAGGATGGATATCCGGCTAGCACGTACCTTTGGCCTGATCCTACTCATACTAGTGGGCTGCTGGCTTCCTGCACTCTCCTTCATGTTAGCTGATGTCTCCGTGCTCCTGACCCACACCCAACAGAGGGCCTTCGCCTTTTGCAGCACCCTCTGCCTGGTCAACTCTGCAGTCAACCCACTGCTCTATGCACTACGCTGCCGAGAGCTAAGAGTCGCTCTGCTGCAGTTGCTACAGAGGCTGTATGAGATTGGAAGGTGTAAAAAATCCACAGAGGATTTAACCCCAGGGTTACCCTCCGCAGAAGACATCAACTGTACTGCCATCACTGAGGATGAGATGCCCAGGACCAGAAGCACCCGACTGAACTCGGTCTCAGAGGTGGTGGACAATCAGCAGCTGAGCATCACAAAATGA
- the akirin1 gene encoding akirin-1, whose translation MACGATLKRSMEFEALLSPQSPKRRRCNPLPGTPSTPSPQRCNLRPPVDSPTHSMSPPAIGGEHRLTPEQIFQNLRQEYSRIQRRRQLEGAFNQTEACSSSDAPSPSSSLNAPSSPPGASRKDQPSFTLKQVSYLCERLLKDHEEKIREEYEQILNTKLAEQYESFVKFTQDQIMRRYGARPASYVS comes from the exons ATGGCTTGTGGAGCTACGTTAAAGCGGTCGATGGAGTTTGAGGCCCTCCTCAGTCCCCAGTCTCCCAAGCGGAGAAGGTGCAATCCACTACCGGGGACTCCTAGCACTCCGTCCCCGCAAAGATGCAACCTCCGTCCCCCAGTCGACAGCCCAACGCATTCGATGTCTCCTCCGGCCATAGGAGGTGAACACAGGCTCACCCCAG AGCAGATCTTCCAGAACCTCCGTCAGGAGTACAGCCGGATCCAGAGGCGACGGCAGCTGGAAGGGGCCTTCAACCAGACCGAGGCCTGTAGCTCCAGTGATGCCCCCAGCCCCAGTTCCTCCCTTAACGCTCCCAGCTCCCCACCAG GTGCCTCAAGGAAGGACCAGCCGTCGTTTACACTGAAGCAGGTGAGCTACCTGTGTGAGCGGCTGCTGAAAGACCACGAGGAGAAGATCCGGGAGGAGTACGAACAGATCCTTAACACAAAACTCGCAG aACAATATGAATCTTTTGTGAAATTCACACAAGACCAGATCATGCGAAGATACGGCGCCCGGCCTGCTAGTT ATGTCTCCTGA
- the pnrc2 gene encoding proline-rich nuclear receptor coactivator 2 — translation MGGGERYNIPVSHPEHPLPKKNHQLGRSKQRSRDQNGTAVSAGGVGGRHHHGHRRGDKGVAYHRSPEARQAVSAEKSASVRFATNYDQNWEGAVSHLNTLLATQGSPSYAGPKFSEPPSPSVLPKPPSHWVSFPMGSRDNREMMAFQLKSLLKVQA, via the coding sequence atgggaggtggagagaggtaCAACATTCCAGTTTCCCACCCTGAGCACCCTTTGCCCAAGAAGAACCATCAACTCGGTCGATCGAAGCAAAGAAGCCGTGACCAGAACGGAACAGCAGTATCTGCAGGAGGGGTAGGAGGCCGGCACCACCATGGCCACCGCCGGGGCGACAAAGGCGTAGCCTATCACAGGTCTCCAGAGGCGCGGCAGGCCGTGTCTGCAGAGAAGAGTGCTTCTGTCCGTTTTGCCACCAACTATGATCAGAACTGGGAGGGTGCAGTGTCTCACCTCAACACGCTCCTGGCCACGCAGGGAAGTCCGAGTTACGCAGGGCCTAAGTTCAGCGAGCCGCCCTCACCTAGCGTGCTGCCCAAGCCCCCCAGCCACTGGGTGTCCTTCCCAATGGGCTCCCGTGACAACAGGGAGATGATGGCCTTCCAGCTCAAGAGCCTCCTCAAGGTGCAGGCCTGA